One window of Bacteroides sp. AN502(2024) genomic DNA carries:
- a CDS encoding V-type ATP synthase subunit D, giving the protein MAIKFQYNKTSLQQLEKQLKVRVRTLPIIKNKESALRMEVKRCKTEAADLEDRLERQIQAYEAMFALWNEFDASLIKVNDVHLGVKKIAGVRVPLLENVDFEIRPYSMFNAPKWYADGIHLLEKLAHTAIEREFMLAKLNLLEHARKKTTQKVNLFEKVQIPGYQDALRKIKRFMEDEENLSKSSQKIMKSHQEKRKEAEA; this is encoded by the coding sequence GTGGCTATAAAGTTTCAATATAACAAGACCTCTCTTCAGCAGCTTGAAAAACAACTGAAAGTGCGGGTGCGTACGCTTCCTATCATTAAAAATAAGGAAAGCGCCCTCCGTATGGAAGTGAAACGCTGTAAAACGGAAGCTGCCGATCTGGAGGATAGGCTCGAACGACAAATTCAAGCCTATGAAGCCATGTTCGCCCTTTGGAATGAGTTTGATGCTTCATTAATAAAGGTGAATGATGTTCATCTTGGCGTGAAAAAGATTGCGGGTGTACGTGTACCGTTGCTCGAAAATGTAGACTTCGAGATACGTCCGTATAGTATGTTTAATGCTCCCAAGTGGTATGCCGATGGTATCCATCTGTTGGAGAAATTGGCTCATACGGCTATTGAACGTGAATTTATGCTCGCCAAGCTGAACTTGTTAGAACATGCAAGGAAAAAGACCACTCAGAAGGTGAACCTTTTTGAGAAGGTGCAGATACCGGGCTATCAGGATGCATTGCGAAAGATCAAGCGGTTCATGGAAGATGAAGAAAACTTGTCGAAATCTTCGCAAAAGATCATGAAGTCCCATCAAGAAAAAAGGAAGGAGGCAGAGGCATGA
- a CDS encoding V-type ATP synthase subunit K — protein MEMNLFIAYIGIAIMVGLSGIGSAYGVTIAGNAAIGALKKNDSAFGNFLVLTALPGTQGLYGFAGYFMFQTIFGILTPEITAIQASAVLGAGIALGLVALFSAIRQGQVCANGIAAIGQGHNVFSNTLILAVFPELYAIVALAATFLIGSALVA, from the coding sequence ATGGAAATGAATTTGTTTATCGCCTACATTGGCATCGCGATTATGGTTGGTTTGTCGGGTATCGGTAGTGCTTACGGAGTAACTATTGCAGGTAATGCCGCTATCGGAGCATTGAAGAAAAATGATAGTGCTTTCGGTAACTTTCTGGTATTGACGGCTCTTCCGGGTACACAAGGTCTTTACGGTTTCGCCGGTTATTTCATGTTTCAGACTATTTTCGGCATTTTGACTCCTGAAATTACAGCTATCCAGGCATCAGCAGTTCTTGGTGCAGGTATTGCTCTGGGATTGGTTGCTCTATTCTCAGCTATCCGTCAGGGACAAGTTTGTGCCAACGGTATCGCAGCAATCGGACAAGGTCACAATGTATTTAGTAATACGTTGATTCTTGCCGTATTCCCAGAACTTTATGCAATCGTTGCTTTGGCTGCAACCTTCTTGATCGGTAGCGCACTCGTTGCATAA
- a CDS encoding DUF2764 family protein: MSSKYYYLVAGLPELSLEDGKLSYTVADFKTEIYNGLSASDRKLIDLFYLKFDNANVLKLLKDKEAEIDKRGNYSAEELTEYISILREGGEISPKEFPVYLSTFITDCLNTPAESTVLHEDHLAALYYEYAMNCGNKFVSAWFEFNLNINNILVAFTSRKFKWDIASNVVGNTEVCEALCTSSARDFGLSGEVDVFESLVKISEITELVEREKKLDALRWNWIEDAIFFDYFTIERIFAFLLKLEMIERWVSLDRERGNQLFRSIIESLKNEVQIPAEFR, encoded by the coding sequence ATGAGTAGTAAGTACTATTACTTGGTAGCAGGGTTGCCGGAACTTTCGCTGGAAGACGGCAAGTTGAGCTATACAGTAGCCGATTTTAAAACAGAAATCTACAACGGATTATCTGCTTCAGACCGGAAGTTGATTGATTTGTTTTATCTGAAATTTGATAATGCAAATGTACTGAAACTTCTCAAGGATAAGGAAGCGGAAATCGACAAACGGGGAAACTACTCTGCTGAAGAACTCACTGAATATATTTCTATTCTGAGAGAAGGCGGAGAAATCAGTCCTAAAGAATTTCCCGTCTATCTATCTACATTTATAACTGATTGTTTGAATACTCCGGCTGAAAGTACGGTTTTGCACGAAGATCATCTGGCAGCTTTATATTATGAATATGCCATGAATTGTGGAAACAAGTTTGTTTCTGCCTGGTTTGAATTCAACTTGAACATCAATAATATTCTGGTTGCATTTACTAGCCGTAAATTCAAATGGGATATTGCTTCCAATGTGGTGGGAAATACGGAAGTATGCGAAGCATTGTGTACATCGAGTGCCCGCGATTTCGGACTGTCCGGTGAAGTGGATGTTTTTGAATCGTTAGTAAAGATCAGTGAGATTACAGAATTAGTGGAGCGTGAGAAGAAGTTGGATGCCCTGAGGTGGAACTGGATAGAGGATGCTATTTTCTTCGACTATTTCACTATTGAACGTATTTTCGCTTTTTTGCTGAAGCTGGAGATGATTGAACGGTGGGTCTCACTGGATAGAGAAAGAGGTAATCAGTTGTTTAGAAGCATTATTGAATCGCTGAAGAACGAAGTGCAGATTCCTGCAGAATTCAGATAA
- a CDS encoding V-type ATP synthase subunit B, with amino-acid sequence MATKAFQKIYTKITQITKATCSLKATGVGYDELATVDGKLAQVVKIAGDDVTLQVFEGTEGIPTNAEVVFLGKSPTLKVSEQLAGRFFNAFGDPIDGGPDIEGQEVEIGGPSVNPVRRKQPSELIATGIAGIDLNNTLVSGQKIPFFADPDQPFNQVMANVALRAETDKIILGGMGMTNDDYLYFKNVFSNAGALDRIVSFMNTTENPPVERLLIPDMALTAAEYFAVNNNEKVLVLLTDMTSYADALAIVSNRMDQIPSKDSMPGSLYSDLAKIYEKAVQFPSGGSITIIAVTTLSGGDITHAVPDNTGYITEGQLFLRRDSDIGKVIVDPFRSLSRLKQLVTGKKTRKDHPQVMNAAVRLYADAANAKTKMENGFDLTNYDERTLAFAKDYSNQLLAIDVNLDTTEMLDVAWGLFGKYFRPEEVNIKKELVDQYWPKGE; translated from the coding sequence ATGGCAACAAAAGCTTTTCAAAAGATATATACCAAGATTACTCAGATTACCAAGGCTACTTGTTCGCTGAAAGCGACAGGAGTAGGGTATGATGAGCTTGCCACTGTGGACGGTAAGTTGGCACAGGTGGTTAAGATTGCCGGTGACGATGTCACTTTGCAGGTATTTGAAGGTACGGAGGGGATTCCGACCAATGCCGAAGTAGTATTCCTCGGCAAATCGCCTACATTAAAAGTGAGCGAACAACTGGCCGGACGTTTCTTCAACGCTTTCGGTGATCCGATTGATGGCGGTCCGGATATTGAAGGACAGGAGGTGGAAATCGGTGGCCCGTCTGTAAATCCGGTTCGCCGTAAACAGCCGTCGGAACTGATTGCAACAGGTATTGCCGGTATCGACTTGAACAATACGCTGGTATCCGGTCAGAAGATTCCGTTCTTTGCCGATCCTGATCAACCTTTTAATCAGGTAATGGCAAACGTAGCTTTACGTGCTGAAACGGATAAGATTATCCTTGGCGGTATGGGTATGACGAATGACGACTACCTGTACTTTAAGAATGTGTTCTCTAATGCAGGTGCGCTCGACCGTATCGTGAGTTTCATGAATACGACCGAAAACCCGCCGGTAGAACGTTTGTTGATTCCGGACATGGCACTGACTGCTGCAGAGTATTTTGCAGTAAATAATAACGAAAAAGTGCTGGTACTGTTGACGGATATGACGAGCTATGCGGATGCACTGGCAATTGTATCTAACCGTATGGACCAGATTCCTTCGAAAGATTCTATGCCGGGATCGCTTTACTCGGATTTGGCGAAGATTTACGAAAAGGCGGTGCAGTTCCCTTCCGGTGGTTCAATCACTATTATTGCGGTGACTACTTTGTCCGGTGGAGATATTACGCACGCTGTGCCGGATAATACAGGTTATATTACAGAAGGTCAGTTATTCTTGCGTCGTGATAGTGATATTGGTAAAGTTATTGTAGACCCGTTCCGTTCATTATCCCGTTTGAAACAGTTGGTAACTGGTAAGAAAACGCGTAAGGACCATCCGCAGGTGATGAATGCTGCCGTACGTCTGTATGCCGATGCTGCCAATGCCAAGACGAAGATGGAAAATGGTTTCGACCTGACCAACTACGATGAACGTACGTTGGCTTTTGCGAAGGATTATTCGAATCAGTTATTGGCTATCGATGTCAATCTTGATACTACTGAAATGCTGGACGTTGCCTGGGGCTTGTTCGGTAAATATTTCCGTCCGGAAGAAGTGAATATTAAGAAAGAACTGGTAGATCAATACTGGCCCAAAGGCGAATAA
- a CDS encoding glycogen/starch synthase: MVKDLLTPDYIFEASWEVCNKVGGIYTVLSTRANTLQEKFRDRILFIGPDVWQGKENPLFIESDNLCAAWKKHALEKDGLSVRIGRWNIPGEPIVILVDFQPFFEKKNDIYTEMWNRYQVDSLHAYGDYDEASMFSYAAGRVVESFYRYNLTETDKVVYQAHEWMTGMGALYVQEAVPEVAVIFTTHATSIGRSIAGNHKPLYDYLFAYNGDQMAQELNMQSKHSIEKQTAHYVDCFTTVSEITNNECKELLDKPADVVLMNGFEDDFVPKGSAFTGKRKRARALMLNVANKLLGTNLDNDTLIIGTSGRYEFKNKGLDVFLESLNRLNRDKNLHKNVLAFINVPGWVGEPREDLQERLKSKDKFDTPLEVPFITHWLHNMTHDQVLDMLKYLGMGNRPEDKVKVIFVPCYLDGRDGIMNKEYYDILLGQDLSVYASYYEPWGYTPLESVAFHVPTITTDLAGFGLWVNSLKNQHGISNGVEVLHRSDYNYSEVADGIKDTITLFADKTEKEVKEIRKHAAEVAEQALWKHFIQYYYEAYDIALRKARIRQLS; this comes from the coding sequence ATGGTAAAAGATTTATTAACCCCCGATTATATCTTCGAGGCTAGTTGGGAAGTATGTAATAAAGTGGGAGGTATATATACCGTCTTGTCAACACGGGCAAATACTTTGCAGGAAAAGTTCCGGGACAGAATTCTTTTCATAGGTCCTGATGTGTGGCAAGGAAAAGAAAACCCTTTATTCATCGAGTCGGATAACCTATGTGCTGCCTGGAAAAAGCATGCGCTTGAGAAAGACGGACTTTCCGTCCGCATAGGACGATGGAATATTCCCGGTGAACCTATAGTTATTCTTGTTGATTTCCAACCTTTTTTTGAAAAGAAAAACGATATATACACGGAAATGTGGAATCGTTATCAAGTAGATTCATTACATGCTTATGGCGATTACGACGAAGCTTCTATGTTTTCATATGCTGCAGGGAGAGTGGTGGAAAGTTTTTATCGCTACAACCTGACAGAAACGGATAAGGTGGTATATCAGGCACATGAATGGATGACTGGAATGGGGGCACTTTATGTACAGGAAGCTGTGCCGGAGGTTGCTGTTATTTTTACGACTCATGCTACTTCTATCGGTCGTTCCATTGCAGGTAATCATAAGCCGTTATATGATTATTTATTTGCTTACAATGGCGACCAGATGGCGCAGGAACTGAACATGCAATCGAAACATTCGATTGAGAAACAGACTGCACACTATGTCGACTGTTTTACTACGGTGAGTGAAATAACCAATAATGAGTGTAAGGAATTACTGGACAAACCGGCAGATGTCGTTCTGATGAATGGCTTTGAAGATGATTTTGTGCCGAAAGGAAGTGCATTTACTGGAAAGCGTAAACGTGCACGTGCTTTGATGCTGAATGTAGCCAATAAGTTATTGGGAACAAATCTGGATAATGATACATTAATTATCGGAACCAGTGGACGGTACGAGTTCAAGAATAAAGGGCTTGATGTTTTTCTGGAATCACTGAACCGTTTGAACAGGGATAAAAATTTGCATAAGAATGTGTTGGCATTCATTAATGTACCCGGTTGGGTAGGAGAACCCCGTGAGGATTTGCAAGAACGTTTGAAGAGCAAAGATAAGTTTGATACTCCTCTCGAAGTACCGTTTATCACTCATTGGCTGCATAATATGACTCATGACCAGGTGTTGGATATGTTGAAATATCTGGGAATGGGGAATCGTCCGGAAGATAAGGTGAAGGTGATTTTTGTTCCTTGTTATCTGGATGGTCGTGACGGTATCATGAATAAAGAATATTACGATATATTGCTGGGACAGGATTTGAGTGTTTATGCTTCTTATTACGAACCGTGGGGGTATACCCCGCTGGAAAGTGTAGCATTCCATGTGCCGACAATCACTACGGATTTGGCAGGATTCGGGCTTTGGGTAAACAGTCTGAAGAACCAGCATGGTATTAGTAATGGAGTGGAAGTGCTACATCGTTCGGATTATAACTATTCGGAAGTGGCGGATGGTATCAAAGATACGATTACGTTATTTGCGGATAAGACGGAGAAAGAGGTGAAGGAAATCCGCAAGCATGCTGCTGAAGTTGCAGAACAGGCTTTATGGAAGCACTTTATACAATATTATTATGAAGCTTATGACATCGCTTTGCGTAAAGCAAGGATACGTCAGTTGAGTTAA
- a CDS encoding V-type ATP synthase subunit I, with product MITKMKKLTFLVYYKEYEEFLNSLRELGVVHIVEKQQGAADNTELQENIRLSNRLAATLKLLQNQKHEKNAVIATEGGTAARGMQVVDEVDALQTEHGKLSQQLQSYAKEKEALEVWGNFEPANIRKLKDAGYVIGFYSCSEGNYKEEWETEYNAMIVNRISSKVFFVTVTKEGQEVDLDVEQAKLPAYSLARLEALYDTTGQAIEENEKKIIALSETDIPSLKAALKELQSQIEFSKVVLSSEQTAGDKLMLIEGWAPAFSQVEIEAYLNDTHVYYEITDPMPGDNVPIRLNNKGFFAWFEPICKLYMLPKYNELDLTPFFAPFFMIFFGLCLGDSGYGLFLFLGATAYRLIAKKVTPSMKSIISLIQVLAASTFFCGLLTGTFFGANIYDLNWPIVQRLKHAVLMDNNDMFQLSLILGVIQILFGMILKAVNQTIQFGFKYAVATIGWIILLVSMAVSALLPDVMPMGGTVHLVILCVSAAMIFLYNSPGKNIFLNIGLGLWDSYNMVTGLLGDVLSYVRLFALGLSGGILAGVFNSLAVGMSPDNVIAGPIVMVLIFVIGHAINIFMNVLGAMVHPMRLTFVEFFKNSGYEGGGKEYKPFRI from the coding sequence ATGATTACAAAGATGAAGAAACTCACATTTCTGGTTTATTACAAAGAGTATGAAGAATTCCTGAACAGTCTGCGTGAACTTGGGGTAGTCCATATTGTGGAGAAACAACAGGGAGCTGCCGATAACACGGAGTTGCAAGAGAATATTCGCCTCTCCAATCGCTTGGCAGCTACATTGAAGTTGCTCCAAAATCAGAAGCATGAAAAGAATGCCGTGATTGCTACGGAAGGCGGAACGGCAGCTCGTGGTATGCAAGTAGTGGATGAAGTGGATGCCTTACAGACGGAGCATGGAAAGTTGTCGCAGCAGTTGCAAAGCTATGCCAAAGAGAAAGAGGCATTGGAAGTTTGGGGTAACTTTGAGCCGGCCAATATCCGGAAGTTGAAAGATGCCGGTTATGTAATTGGTTTCTATAGCTGTTCGGAGGGAAATTACAAGGAAGAGTGGGAAACTGAGTATAATGCAATGATTGTGAATCGCATCTCTTCTAAAGTGTTCTTCGTGACTGTGACGAAAGAGGGGCAGGAAGTGGATTTGGATGTGGAGCAGGCGAAATTGCCCGCATACTCTTTGGCACGTCTTGAAGCACTTTATGATACGACCGGACAGGCAATTGAGGAGAACGAAAAGAAGATCATCGCACTTTCTGAGACGGATATTCCTTCGCTGAAGGCGGCTTTGAAAGAGCTGCAGAGTCAGATTGAATTCTCTAAGGTCGTGTTAAGTTCCGAACAGACTGCGGGAGACAAACTGATGTTGATCGAAGGGTGGGCGCCTGCCTTCAGTCAAGTGGAGATAGAAGCTTACCTGAATGACACACATGTATATTATGAGATTACTGATCCGATGCCGGGTGATAATGTTCCTATTCGGTTGAATAATAAGGGATTTTTTGCCTGGTTTGAGCCGATCTGTAAGTTATATATGCTTCCGAAGTATAACGAATTGGACTTGACACCTTTCTTTGCTCCGTTCTTTATGATTTTCTTCGGACTGTGTCTGGGGGATTCCGGATATGGTTTATTCCTGTTTCTGGGAGCTACGGCGTATCGGTTGATTGCGAAGAAAGTGACTCCGTCAATGAAATCAATCATATCATTGATACAGGTATTGGCAGCTTCAACGTTCTTCTGTGGTTTGCTGACGGGTACGTTCTTCGGAGCGAATATCTACGATTTGAACTGGCCGATTGTTCAACGTCTGAAACATGCCGTCCTGATGGATAACAATGATATGTTCCAATTATCGTTGATATTAGGGGTTATCCAAATTCTATTCGGCATGATATTGAAGGCGGTGAATCAGACCATTCAGTTTGGTTTCAAATATGCAGTGGCAACTATCGGATGGATCATCCTGTTGGTTTCCATGGCAGTTTCGGCTTTGTTGCCGGATGTAATGCCGATGGGAGGCACAGTACATTTGGTTATTCTGTGTGTGTCGGCTGCCATGATCTTCCTTTATAACAGTCCGGGAAAGAATATTTTCCTGAATATCGGACTCGGGTTGTGGGATTCATACAACATGGTTACCGGTTTGCTCGGAGATGTTTTGTCTTACGTCCGTTTGTTTGCTCTCGGACTTTCCGGAGGTATTCTGGCGGGAGTGTTCAACAGTTTGGCCGTAGGTATGAGTCCGGATAATGTAATAGCAGGTCCTATTGTGATGGTTCTGATTTTCGTTATCGGTCATGCAATCAATATTTTTATGAATGTGCTGGGGGCTATGGTTCACCCGATGCGTCTGACGTTCGTTGAGTTCTTCAAGAATTCCGGATACGAAGGGGGTGGAAAAGAGTACAAACCGTTCAGAATTTAA
- a CDS encoding V-type ATP synthase subunit A, with protein sequence MATKGTVSGVIANMVTLVVDGPVAQNEICYISTGGDKLMAEVIKVVGSHVYVQVFESTRGLKVGAEAEFTGHMLEVTLGPGMLSKNYDGLQNDLDKMEGVFLKRGQYTYPLDKERVWHFVPLVNVGDKVQASAWLGQVDENFQPLKIMAPFTMKGMAIVKTIMPEGDYKIEDTIAILTDEDGNDIPVNMIQKWPVKRAMTNYKEKPRPFKLLETGVRVIDTLNPIVEGGTGFIPGPFGTGKTVLQHAISKQAEADIVIIAACGERANEVVEIFTEFPELVDPHTGRKLMERTIIIANTSNMPVAAREASVYTAMTLAEYYRSMGLKVLLMADSTSRWAQALREMSNRMEELPGPDAFPMDISAIISNFYGRAGYVKLSNGETGSITFIGTVSPAGGNLKEPVTENTKKVARCFYALEQDRADKKRYPAVNPIDSYSKYIEYPEFEEYIKEHINDKWIGKVNELKTRLQRGKEIAEQINILGDDGVPVEYHVIFWKSELIDFVILQQDAFDEIDAVTPMERQEDILNMVIDICHTEFDFDNFNEVMGYFKKVINICKQMNYSKFKSEQYEGFRKQLKELIAERSSDL encoded by the coding sequence ATGGCAACAAAAGGAACTGTTAGTGGCGTTATTGCCAACATGGTGACCCTCGTCGTTGACGGACCGGTAGCTCAGAATGAGATTTGTTATATCTCGACCGGTGGCGATAAGTTGATGGCGGAGGTGATTAAGGTGGTAGGTTCACACGTGTATGTCCAGGTGTTTGAAAGTACACGTGGACTGAAAGTGGGTGCCGAAGCCGAATTTACGGGACACATGCTTGAGGTGACATTAGGTCCGGGTATGTTATCGAAAAATTATGATGGTCTGCAAAATGACCTTGACAAGATGGAAGGAGTTTTCCTGAAAAGGGGACAATATACGTATCCGTTGGATAAAGAGCGTGTATGGCACTTTGTACCCTTGGTGAATGTGGGTGATAAGGTGCAGGCTTCCGCATGGTTGGGACAGGTGGATGAGAATTTCCAGCCACTGAAAATAATGGCTCCGTTCACTATGAAGGGGATGGCTATCGTAAAAACAATCATGCCGGAAGGGGATTATAAGATAGAAGATACCATCGCGATCCTGACAGATGAAGACGGTAATGATATTCCTGTGAATATGATTCAAAAATGGCCCGTGAAGCGTGCGATGACGAATTATAAAGAAAAACCGCGTCCTTTCAAATTATTGGAGACCGGTGTACGTGTGATTGATACGCTGAATCCGATTGTGGAAGGTGGTACAGGATTTATCCCCGGTCCGTTCGGTACGGGTAAGACAGTGCTTCAGCACGCTATCTCTAAGCAGGCGGAAGCGGATATCGTTATCATTGCAGCTTGCGGTGAACGTGCGAATGAGGTGGTGGAAATCTTTACCGAGTTCCCCGAATTGGTAGACCCGCACACAGGACGCAAGCTGATGGAGCGTACTATTATTATAGCCAATACTTCTAACATGCCGGTGGCTGCCCGTGAAGCATCTGTATATACAGCAATGACACTGGCGGAATATTACCGTTCCATGGGATTGAAAGTTTTGTTGATGGCTGACTCCACTTCCCGTTGGGCACAGGCTTTGCGTGAGATGTCTAACCGGATGGAAGAGTTGCCCGGACCGGATGCTTTCCCGATGGATATTTCGGCTATTATCTCTAACTTCTACGGTCGCGCGGGATATGTAAAACTAAGTAACGGTGAAACGGGGTCTATTACTTTTATCGGTACGGTATCTCCTGCGGGGGGTAACTTGAAGGAGCCGGTGACTGAAAACACGAAGAAGGTAGCTCGTTGTTTCTATGCTTTGGAGCAGGACCGTGCTGATAAGAAGCGTTATCCGGCAGTGAATCCGATCGATTCTTATTCTAAATATATCGAATACCCGGAATTTGAAGAGTATATCAAAGAGCATATCAACGATAAATGGATTGGAAAGGTTAATGAACTGAAAACCCGTTTGCAGCGCGGTAAGGAAATTGCCGAACAGATCAATATCCTCGGTGACGATGGTGTACCGGTAGAATATCATGTTATCTTCTGGAAATCTGAATTGATTGACTTCGTTATCTTGCAACAGGATGCTTTTGATGAAATTGATGCGGTAACTCCGATGGAACGTCAGGAAGACATTCTGAATATGGTAATCGACATTTGTCATACGGAATTTGATTTTGATAATTTCAACGAAGTAATGGGTTACTTCAAGAAGGTGATTAATATCTGTAAGCAGATGAACTACTCGAAGTTCAAATCTGAGCAGTATGAGGGATTCCGGAAACAACTGAAGGAATTGATTGCCGAAAGAAGCAGCGATTTATAA
- a CDS encoding IS4 family transposase — MANITLFAQVISHLPKENIKKIIKSSGSDKHCKGYNTWSQFVSMIFSQFSGCDSVRDISNGLKSATGNLNHLGINRAPSKSTVAYQNANRDSSVFRGIFYSLFQYFGQQALWQRRKFRFKMPIKLLDSTLVSLTLSIYDWAHYTTTKGAVKMHTLLDYDSLLPEFVNITDGKTTDNKAAFDIELHPYSIVVADRGYCDYSLLNNWDSSNVFFVVRHKDNIRYKAIEELPLPEKHAQNVLIDEIIEFELSAAKSKYPKRLRRIAVWNDEHGFEIELLTNNFTLAASSIAALYKARWNIEIFFRNLKQLLRIKSFIGTSRNAVETQIWTAMTTMLILTWLKHIARYKWALANLVVTLRLNTFTKIDLQKWLDQPFTPPPETIEND; from the coding sequence ATGGCAAATATAACACTTTTCGCACAGGTAATATCACATCTCCCGAAAGAAAATATCAAGAAAATCATAAAATCTTCGGGGTCAGACAAGCATTGCAAGGGCTACAATACATGGAGTCAGTTTGTTAGCATGATTTTCAGCCAATTCTCAGGATGTGATTCAGTCAGAGATATCTCAAACGGGCTGAAATCAGCCACCGGCAACCTCAATCATTTGGGAATCAACCGTGCACCATCCAAGTCAACGGTAGCATATCAGAACGCCAACCGAGACAGTTCGGTTTTTCGCGGCATATTCTACTCGTTGTTTCAGTATTTCGGACAGCAAGCCCTATGGCAACGAAGAAAGTTCCGTTTCAAGATGCCGATAAAACTGCTCGACTCCACATTGGTGTCATTGACTCTGTCAATATATGACTGGGCACATTACACTACCACCAAGGGGGCGGTCAAGATGCACACGCTATTGGACTATGACAGTCTTTTGCCGGAGTTCGTGAATATCACCGATGGCAAAACCACCGACAACAAAGCTGCTTTTGATATTGAGTTACATCCGTATAGTATTGTAGTAGCCGACCGAGGCTACTGTGACTACTCATTGCTGAATAATTGGGACAGCAGCAACGTGTTCTTTGTAGTGCGTCATAAAGACAATATCCGGTACAAAGCCATAGAGGAGTTGCCTTTGCCTGAAAAACACGCTCAGAATGTACTTATTGACGAAATAATCGAGTTCGAACTCTCGGCGGCCAAATCCAAATATCCCAAACGTTTACGTCGCATCGCAGTATGGAACGATGAACACGGTTTTGAAATTGAGTTACTCACAAACAACTTCACATTGGCAGCATCAAGCATAGCGGCTCTGTACAAGGCTCGGTGGAACATAGAAATCTTCTTTCGCAACCTCAAGCAACTGCTACGCATCAAGAGCTTTATCGGCACATCCCGCAATGCCGTAGAGACCCAAATATGGACTGCTATGACTACAATGCTGATTCTGACATGGCTAAAGCACATCGCAAGATACAAATGGGCATTGGCTAACCTTGTGGTCACGCTCCGGCTGAACACATTTACCAAAATCGACCTCCAAAAATGGCTTGATCAACCATTTACACCACCTCCCGAAACCATCGAAAACGATTAG